In the genome of Candidatus Brocadiia bacterium, one region contains:
- a CDS encoding isoprenyl transferase yields MKIPEHIAIIMDGNGRWAAERKLSRMKGHEAGADAVRRIIKEAARIGVKELTLYAFSRENWKRPKYEVNYLMRLLYNYLRQEYAEIMKNNLRFRAIGRIEELPEKVRSEIGRIIKDSSSNTGMVLRLALNYGSRTEIADAAAKISLAVKSGQVDPKNITEELFKEFLYNPDMPDPDLIIRTASEMRLSNFLLWQASYSELWVTPIYWPDFEKEHLLQAIKDYGQRERRFGGRGGCLGKE; encoded by the coding sequence ATGAAAATTCCCGAACATATCGCGATAATAATGGATGGCAACGGACGTTGGGCCGCTGAACGCAAGCTATCCCGGATGAAGGGGCATGAAGCCGGGGCAGACGCAGTACGCAGGATTATCAAAGAAGCTGCCCGTATAGGCGTTAAGGAACTCACCCTTTACGCTTTTTCACGCGAGAACTGGAAACGGCCTAAATACGAAGTTAACTACCTGATGCGCTTACTTTATAATTATCTTAGGCAGGAATATGCTGAGATTATGAAGAATAATCTGCGATTCCGTGCTATCGGCCGGATTGAAGAGCTCCCAGAGAAAGTCCGCAGTGAAATAGGCCGGATAATCAAGGATAGTTCATCAAATACCGGTATGGTATTGAGGCTGGCCCTTAATTACGGTTCCAGGACTGAGATAGCCGATGCGGCAGCCAAGATTTCTTTGGCGGTTAAATCAGGCCAGGTCGATCCGAAGAATATAACGGAGGAGCTATTCAAGGAATTCCTCTATAATCCGGATATGCCCGATCCTGATTTGATAATAAGGACGGCCAGTGAAATGCGTTTAAGTAACTTTTTGCTCTGGCAGGCGTCTTACAGCGAGCTCTGGGTTACTCCGATTTACTGGCCTGATTTTGAAAAGGAACATTTGCTTCAGGCAATAAAGGACTATGGACAACGAGAACGTCGGTTCGGGGGGAGGGGTGGATGCTTAGGAAAAGAATAA